Proteins encoded within one genomic window of Nomia melanderi isolate GNS246 chromosome 8, iyNomMela1, whole genome shotgun sequence:
- the LOC116423936 gene encoding uncharacterized protein LOC116423936 isoform X3: protein MINKFVLRLNKSLKIHQHVKLLNYSAMYCISQQYKESEEVTSGFRYARKQIYNSQVNNRPVSEILKRMYEFSELMHNESVVNSKQFLRLCIMIQYNVRSLSIQNIFDVLDFLYSLKVPTNTVLVETLLQLLRVQINTLTLSQIRRLYHKLKRLDETELIKGLLFALPIVFENRIKIELDERNKNNIIQALNFATQVKNMNLVIYAINKLYKNNETKNIYDAVTILHGLILIPELNILDCKLLNQMTDIIINNYETLNFEAIRFLLVHIEKRHKNKQMKNSYFENLVHTLYHVMKNKNMSFDNDIEVLRLLNRIKYRNISFMDYLAQKCVENPNLLRDCTAGQMNSFIKAMTISSYKTTYWEKLEPLILDFVWKCDFDLAVLITFYLLSLDYYNEKLLKHVFSSRFCSESNLLDVGIMSFLIRLYQCVKILYPNYQGITLSQNVIDHCIQKTTVHYNSFLKTCLEDMVGGGTFVGSNMTTKFGHHIDHIIILNPNGFPVVIQYDNSRYIENITAPLEYSRILILSVPTSVICKNSGRYHSTWEICVKSLEKLTGYTIVQISADTWWRLPNNEKKSYLLKLLPNLKVCNNEIRKI from the exons atGATAAACAAATTTGTCTTGAGGTTAAATAAGTCTTTAAAGATACATCAGCATGTGAAGTTACTAAATTATTCAGCAATGTATTGTATTTCACAACAGTATAAAGAATCTGAAGAAg TTACTTCAGGGTTTAGATATGCACGGAAgcaaatatataattcacaagTTAATAATAGACCTGTCAGCGAAATATTAAAACGTATGTATGAATTTAGTGAATTAATGCACAACGAAAGCGTAGTAAACTCTAAACAATTTCTACGTTTATGTATAATGATACAATATAATGTGCGAAGTTTAAGTATACAGAATATTTTTGACGTGTTAGATTTCTTATACTCTTTAAAAGTTCCAACTAACACTGTATTAGTTGAAACATTACTTCAGCTTTTAAGAGttcaaataaatactttaacatTATCACAAATAAGACGTTTATATCATAAGTTGAAACGCTTGGATGAAACAGAACTAATAAAAGGTCTGTTGTTTGCTTTGCCAATAGTCtttgaaaatcgaataaaaattgaacttgatgaaagaaacaaaaataatataatacaggcTCTTAACTTTGCAACTCAGGTAAAAAATATGAACTTAGTTATATATGCCATCaataagttatataaaaataatgaaaccaaAAACATATACGATGCAGTGACTATTTTGCATGGGCTTATTTTGATACCAGAACTAAATATATTAGATTGTAAACTTTTGAACCAAATGActgatataataattaacaattatgagACATTAAATTTTGAAGCAATCAGGTTTTTACTTGTCCACATTGAAAAAAGACATAAAAACAA GCAAATGAAGAATTcttactttgaaaatttggtACATACATTGTATCATGttatgaagaataaaaatatgagCTTTGACAATGACATAGAAGTTTTGAgacttttaaatagaataaaatatagaaatatatcttTCATGGATTATTTAGCACAAAAATGTGTAGAAAATCCTAACTTATTAAGAGATTGCACAGCAGGACAAATGAATTCTTTTATAAAAGCCATGACTATATCGTCTTACAAAACAACATATTGGGAAAAATTAGAACCATTGATACTGGATTTTGTTTGGAAATGTGATTTTGACCTTGCAGTATTAATTACTTTCTATTTATTGTCATTGGATTACTATAATGAAAAACTACTTAAACATGTTTTTTCTTCCCGTTTTTGCTCAGAAAGTAATCTGCTAGATGTAGGAATAATGAGTTTTCTCATAAGACTATATCAGtgtgttaaaattttatatccAAATTATCAGGGGATAACATTAAGTCAGAATGTAATTGATCATTGTATACAAAAGACAACAGTACATTATAATTCATTCTTAAAAACGTGCTTAGAAGATATGGTAGGAGGTGGTACATTTGTGGGAAGTAACATGACAACAAAATTTGGCCACCATATTg atcatattattatattaaatccaAATGGTTTTCCTGTGGTTATTCAGTATGATAATAGTAGATATATTGAAAACATAACAGCTCCCTTAGAATATTCCAG aatacTTATTTTATCTGTTCCAACGTcagtaatttgtaaaaattcaggGAGATATCATTCTACATGGGAAATATGTGTGAAATCACTTGAAAAATTAACAGGATATACGATTGTTCAGATAAGTGCAGATACATGGTGGAGATTACCCAACAATGAAAAGAAATCATATCTTTTAAAATTACTTCCAAATTTAAAAGtatgtaataatgaaataagaaaaatttaa
- the LOC116423936 gene encoding uncharacterized protein LOC116423936 isoform X5, translating into MLPIGILSMKINMINKFVLRLNKSLKIHQHVKLLNYSAMYCISQQYKESEEVTSGFRYARKQIYNSQVNNRPVSEILKLFENRIKIELDERNKNNIIQALNFATQVKNMNLVIYAINKLYKNNETKNIYDAVTILHGLILIPELNILDCKLLNQMTDIIINNYETLNFEAIRFLLVHIEKRHKNKQMKNSYFENLVHTLYHVMKNKNMSFDNDIEVLRLLNRIKYRNISFMDYLAQKCVENPNLLRDCTAGQMNSFIKAMTISSYKTTYWEKLEPLILDFVWKCDFDLAVLITFYLLSLDYYNEKLLKHVFSSRFCSESNLLDVGIMSFLIRLYQCVKILYPNYQGITLSQNVIDHCIQKTTVHYNSFLKTCLEDMVGGGTFVGSNMTTKFGHHIDHIIILNPNGFPVVIQYDNSRYIENITAPLEYSRILILSVPTSVICKNSGRYHSTWEICVKSLEKLTGYTIVQISADTWWRLPNNEKKSYLLKLLPNLKVCNNEIRKI; encoded by the exons ATGTTACCTATAGGTATTTTGTCTATG aaaattaacatGATAAACAAATTTGTCTTGAGGTTAAATAAGTCTTTAAAGATACATCAGCATGTGAAGTTACTAAATTATTCAGCAATGTATTGTATTTCACAACAGTATAAAGAATCTGAAGAAg TTACTTCAGGGTTTAGATATGCACGGAAgcaaatatataattcacaagTTAATAATAGACCTGTCAGCGAAATATTAAAAC TCtttgaaaatcgaataaaaattgaacttgatgaaagaaacaaaaataatataatacaggcTCTTAACTTTGCAACTCAGGTAAAAAATATGAACTTAGTTATATATGCCATCaataagttatataaaaataatgaaaccaaAAACATATACGATGCAGTGACTATTTTGCATGGGCTTATTTTGATACCAGAACTAAATATATTAGATTGTAAACTTTTGAACCAAATGActgatataataattaacaattatgagACATTAAATTTTGAAGCAATCAGGTTTTTACTTGTCCACATTGAAAAAAGACATAAAAACAA GCAAATGAAGAATTcttactttgaaaatttggtACATACATTGTATCATGttatgaagaataaaaatatgagCTTTGACAATGACATAGAAGTTTTGAgacttttaaatagaataaaatatagaaatatatcttTCATGGATTATTTAGCACAAAAATGTGTAGAAAATCCTAACTTATTAAGAGATTGCACAGCAGGACAAATGAATTCTTTTATAAAAGCCATGACTATATCGTCTTACAAAACAACATATTGGGAAAAATTAGAACCATTGATACTGGATTTTGTTTGGAAATGTGATTTTGACCTTGCAGTATTAATTACTTTCTATTTATTGTCATTGGATTACTATAATGAAAAACTACTTAAACATGTTTTTTCTTCCCGTTTTTGCTCAGAAAGTAATCTGCTAGATGTAGGAATAATGAGTTTTCTCATAAGACTATATCAGtgtgttaaaattttatatccAAATTATCAGGGGATAACATTAAGTCAGAATGTAATTGATCATTGTATACAAAAGACAACAGTACATTATAATTCATTCTTAAAAACGTGCTTAGAAGATATGGTAGGAGGTGGTACATTTGTGGGAAGTAACATGACAACAAAATTTGGCCACCATATTg atcatattattatattaaatccaAATGGTTTTCCTGTGGTTATTCAGTATGATAATAGTAGATATATTGAAAACATAACAGCTCCCTTAGAATATTCCAG aatacTTATTTTATCTGTTCCAACGTcagtaatttgtaaaaattcaggGAGATATCATTCTACATGGGAAATATGTGTGAAATCACTTGAAAAATTAACAGGATATACGATTGTTCAGATAAGTGCAGATACATGGTGGAGATTACCCAACAATGAAAAGAAATCATATCTTTTAAAATTACTTCCAAATTTAAAAGtatgtaataatgaaataagaaaaatttaa
- the LOC116423936 gene encoding uncharacterized protein LOC116423936 isoform X2 yields MLPIGILSMKINMINKFVLRLNKSLKIHQHVKLLNYSAMYCISQQYKESEEVTSGFRYARKQIYNSQVNNRPVSEILKRMYEFSELMHNESVVNSKQFLRLCIMIQYNVRSLSIQNIFDVLDFLYSLKVPTNTVLVETLLQLLRVQINTLTLSQIRRLYHKLKRLDETELIKGLLFALPIVFENRIKIELDERNKNNIIQALNFATQVKNMNLVIYAINKLYKNNETKNIYDAVTILHGLILIPELNILDCKLLNQMTDIIINNYETLNFEAIRFLLVHIEKRHKNKQMKNSYFENLVHTLYHVMKNKNMSFDNDIEVLRLLNRIKYRNISFMDYLAQKCVENPNLLRDCTAGQMNSFIKAMTISSYKTTYWEKLEPLILDFVWKCDFDLAVLITFYLLSLDYYNEKLLKHVFSSRFCSESNLLDVGIMSFLIRLYQCVKILYPNYQGITLSQNVIDHCIQKTTVHYNSFLKTCLEDMVGGGTFVGSNMTTKFGHHIDHIIILNPNGFPVVIQYDNSRYIENITAPLEYSRILILSVPTSVICKNSGRYHSTWEICVKSLEKLTGYTIVQISADTWWRLPNNEKKSYLLKLLPNLKVQ; encoded by the exons ATGTTACCTATAGGTATTTTGTCTATG aaaattaacatGATAAACAAATTTGTCTTGAGGTTAAATAAGTCTTTAAAGATACATCAGCATGTGAAGTTACTAAATTATTCAGCAATGTATTGTATTTCACAACAGTATAAAGAATCTGAAGAAg TTACTTCAGGGTTTAGATATGCACGGAAgcaaatatataattcacaagTTAATAATAGACCTGTCAGCGAAATATTAAAACGTATGTATGAATTTAGTGAATTAATGCACAACGAAAGCGTAGTAAACTCTAAACAATTTCTACGTTTATGTATAATGATACAATATAATGTGCGAAGTTTAAGTATACAGAATATTTTTGACGTGTTAGATTTCTTATACTCTTTAAAAGTTCCAACTAACACTGTATTAGTTGAAACATTACTTCAGCTTTTAAGAGttcaaataaatactttaacatTATCACAAATAAGACGTTTATATCATAAGTTGAAACGCTTGGATGAAACAGAACTAATAAAAGGTCTGTTGTTTGCTTTGCCAATAGTCtttgaaaatcgaataaaaattgaacttgatgaaagaaacaaaaataatataatacaggcTCTTAACTTTGCAACTCAGGTAAAAAATATGAACTTAGTTATATATGCCATCaataagttatataaaaataatgaaaccaaAAACATATACGATGCAGTGACTATTTTGCATGGGCTTATTTTGATACCAGAACTAAATATATTAGATTGTAAACTTTTGAACCAAATGActgatataataattaacaattatgagACATTAAATTTTGAAGCAATCAGGTTTTTACTTGTCCACATTGAAAAAAGACATAAAAACAA GCAAATGAAGAATTcttactttgaaaatttggtACATACATTGTATCATGttatgaagaataaaaatatgagCTTTGACAATGACATAGAAGTTTTGAgacttttaaatagaataaaatatagaaatatatcttTCATGGATTATTTAGCACAAAAATGTGTAGAAAATCCTAACTTATTAAGAGATTGCACAGCAGGACAAATGAATTCTTTTATAAAAGCCATGACTATATCGTCTTACAAAACAACATATTGGGAAAAATTAGAACCATTGATACTGGATTTTGTTTGGAAATGTGATTTTGACCTTGCAGTATTAATTACTTTCTATTTATTGTCATTGGATTACTATAATGAAAAACTACTTAAACATGTTTTTTCTTCCCGTTTTTGCTCAGAAAGTAATCTGCTAGATGTAGGAATAATGAGTTTTCTCATAAGACTATATCAGtgtgttaaaattttatatccAAATTATCAGGGGATAACATTAAGTCAGAATGTAATTGATCATTGTATACAAAAGACAACAGTACATTATAATTCATTCTTAAAAACGTGCTTAGAAGATATGGTAGGAGGTGGTACATTTGTGGGAAGTAACATGACAACAAAATTTGGCCACCATATTg atcatattattatattaaatccaAATGGTTTTCCTGTGGTTATTCAGTATGATAATAGTAGATATATTGAAAACATAACAGCTCCCTTAGAATATTCCAG aatacTTATTTTATCTGTTCCAACGTcagtaatttgtaaaaattcaggGAGATATCATTCTACATGGGAAATATGTGTGAAATCACTTGAAAAATTAACAGGATATACGATTGTTCAGATAAGTGCAGATACATGGTGGAGATTACCCAACAATGAAAAGAAATCATATCTTTTAAAATTACTTCCAAATTTAAAA GTGCAATGA
- the LOC116423936 gene encoding uncharacterized protein LOC116423936 isoform X1 has protein sequence MLPIGILSMKINMINKFVLRLNKSLKIHQHVKLLNYSAMYCISQQYKESEEVTSGFRYARKQIYNSQVNNRPVSEILKRMYEFSELMHNESVVNSKQFLRLCIMIQYNVRSLSIQNIFDVLDFLYSLKVPTNTVLVETLLQLLRVQINTLTLSQIRRLYHKLKRLDETELIKGLLFALPIVFENRIKIELDERNKNNIIQALNFATQVKNMNLVIYAINKLYKNNETKNIYDAVTILHGLILIPELNILDCKLLNQMTDIIINNYETLNFEAIRFLLVHIEKRHKNKQMKNSYFENLVHTLYHVMKNKNMSFDNDIEVLRLLNRIKYRNISFMDYLAQKCVENPNLLRDCTAGQMNSFIKAMTISSYKTTYWEKLEPLILDFVWKCDFDLAVLITFYLLSLDYYNEKLLKHVFSSRFCSESNLLDVGIMSFLIRLYQCVKILYPNYQGITLSQNVIDHCIQKTTVHYNSFLKTCLEDMVGGGTFVGSNMTTKFGHHIDHIIILNPNGFPVVIQYDNSRYIENITAPLEYSRILILSVPTSVICKNSGRYHSTWEICVKSLEKLTGYTIVQISADTWWRLPNNEKKSYLLKLLPNLKVCNNEIRKI, from the exons ATGTTACCTATAGGTATTTTGTCTATG aaaattaacatGATAAACAAATTTGTCTTGAGGTTAAATAAGTCTTTAAAGATACATCAGCATGTGAAGTTACTAAATTATTCAGCAATGTATTGTATTTCACAACAGTATAAAGAATCTGAAGAAg TTACTTCAGGGTTTAGATATGCACGGAAgcaaatatataattcacaagTTAATAATAGACCTGTCAGCGAAATATTAAAACGTATGTATGAATTTAGTGAATTAATGCACAACGAAAGCGTAGTAAACTCTAAACAATTTCTACGTTTATGTATAATGATACAATATAATGTGCGAAGTTTAAGTATACAGAATATTTTTGACGTGTTAGATTTCTTATACTCTTTAAAAGTTCCAACTAACACTGTATTAGTTGAAACATTACTTCAGCTTTTAAGAGttcaaataaatactttaacatTATCACAAATAAGACGTTTATATCATAAGTTGAAACGCTTGGATGAAACAGAACTAATAAAAGGTCTGTTGTTTGCTTTGCCAATAGTCtttgaaaatcgaataaaaattgaacttgatgaaagaaacaaaaataatataatacaggcTCTTAACTTTGCAACTCAGGTAAAAAATATGAACTTAGTTATATATGCCATCaataagttatataaaaataatgaaaccaaAAACATATACGATGCAGTGACTATTTTGCATGGGCTTATTTTGATACCAGAACTAAATATATTAGATTGTAAACTTTTGAACCAAATGActgatataataattaacaattatgagACATTAAATTTTGAAGCAATCAGGTTTTTACTTGTCCACATTGAAAAAAGACATAAAAACAA GCAAATGAAGAATTcttactttgaaaatttggtACATACATTGTATCATGttatgaagaataaaaatatgagCTTTGACAATGACATAGAAGTTTTGAgacttttaaatagaataaaatatagaaatatatcttTCATGGATTATTTAGCACAAAAATGTGTAGAAAATCCTAACTTATTAAGAGATTGCACAGCAGGACAAATGAATTCTTTTATAAAAGCCATGACTATATCGTCTTACAAAACAACATATTGGGAAAAATTAGAACCATTGATACTGGATTTTGTTTGGAAATGTGATTTTGACCTTGCAGTATTAATTACTTTCTATTTATTGTCATTGGATTACTATAATGAAAAACTACTTAAACATGTTTTTTCTTCCCGTTTTTGCTCAGAAAGTAATCTGCTAGATGTAGGAATAATGAGTTTTCTCATAAGACTATATCAGtgtgttaaaattttatatccAAATTATCAGGGGATAACATTAAGTCAGAATGTAATTGATCATTGTATACAAAAGACAACAGTACATTATAATTCATTCTTAAAAACGTGCTTAGAAGATATGGTAGGAGGTGGTACATTTGTGGGAAGTAACATGACAACAAAATTTGGCCACCATATTg atcatattattatattaaatccaAATGGTTTTCCTGTGGTTATTCAGTATGATAATAGTAGATATATTGAAAACATAACAGCTCCCTTAGAATATTCCAG aatacTTATTTTATCTGTTCCAACGTcagtaatttgtaaaaattcaggGAGATATCATTCTACATGGGAAATATGTGTGAAATCACTTGAAAAATTAACAGGATATACGATTGTTCAGATAAGTGCAGATACATGGTGGAGATTACCCAACAATGAAAAGAAATCATATCTTTTAAAATTACTTCCAAATTTAAAAGtatgtaataatgaaataagaaaaatttaa
- the Naa40 gene encoding N-alpha-acetyltransferase 40, which yields MKKRQTRRQLLAEKEAAARQLVDKANAVINPLESLTSFHKYVTGDNQIIEISCMRAKDATPECLSWIFDIMERNMKSMYEQCAWGWDSVAKQQELTESAAWYLVASSNNKFLGFSHFRFDIDHREEVLYCYEIQLEPSVRRKGLGQFMMSVLESMALHHKMQKVVLTVFKHNLAAMPFFFSIGYKLDKTSPSMSDPLHYVIMSKAVDSGSVSKRNK from the exons atgaag aaaaggCAGACAAGACGTCAGCTTTTGGCAGAAAAAGAAGCTGCAGCACGACAATTAGTTGATAAAGCAAATGCTGTCATAAATCCGTTAGAATCTTTAACTTCTTTTCACAAGTATGTAACAGGAGACAATcagattattgaaatttcttgtATGAGAGCCAAAGATGCGACCCCAGAATGTTTATCTTGGATATTTGATATTATGGAACGTAATATGAAATCCATGTATGAACAATGCGCATGGGGTTGGGATTCAGTTGCAAAGCAACAAGAGTTAACAGAATCAGCAGCGTGGTATTTAGTAGCTTCTTCAAATAATAAGTTCCTTGGATTTTCTCATTTTCGATTTGACATAGATCATAGGGAAGAAGTACTTTATtg TTATGAAATACAATTGGAGCCATCGGTAAGAAGAAAAGGACTCGGTCAATTCATGATGTCTGTCCTTGAATCAATGGCATTACACCACAAAATGCAAAAAGTAGTTTTAACTGTATTTAAGCATAATCTTGCAGCTatgccattttttttttctatcgg TTACAAGCTAGATAAAACCAGTCCATCGATGTCTGACCCATTGCACTATGTTATTATGAGTAAGGCTGTGGACAGTGGATCGGTGAGCAAGAGAAACAAGTGA
- the LOC116423936 gene encoding uncharacterized protein LOC116423936 isoform X4: protein MLPIGILSMKINMINKFVLRLNKSLKIHQHVKLLNYSAMYCISQQYKESEEVTSGFRYARKQIYNSQVNNRPVSEILKRMYEFSELMHNESVVNSKQFLRLCIMIQYNVRSLSIQNIFDVLDFLYSLKVPTNTVLVETLLQLLRVQINTLTLSQIRRLYHKLKRLDETELIKVTILHGLILIPELNILDCKLLNQMTDIIINNYETLNFEAIRFLLVHIEKRHKNKQMKNSYFENLVHTLYHVMKNKNMSFDNDIEVLRLLNRIKYRNISFMDYLAQKCVENPNLLRDCTAGQMNSFIKAMTISSYKTTYWEKLEPLILDFVWKCDFDLAVLITFYLLSLDYYNEKLLKHVFSSRFCSESNLLDVGIMSFLIRLYQCVKILYPNYQGITLSQNVIDHCIQKTTVHYNSFLKTCLEDMVGGGTFVGSNMTTKFGHHIDHIIILNPNGFPVVIQYDNSRYIENITAPLEYSRILILSVPTSVICKNSGRYHSTWEICVKSLEKLTGYTIVQISADTWWRLPNNEKKSYLLKLLPNLKVCNNEIRKI from the exons ATGTTACCTATAGGTATTTTGTCTATG aaaattaacatGATAAACAAATTTGTCTTGAGGTTAAATAAGTCTTTAAAGATACATCAGCATGTGAAGTTACTAAATTATTCAGCAATGTATTGTATTTCACAACAGTATAAAGAATCTGAAGAAg TTACTTCAGGGTTTAGATATGCACGGAAgcaaatatataattcacaagTTAATAATAGACCTGTCAGCGAAATATTAAAACGTATGTATGAATTTAGTGAATTAATGCACAACGAAAGCGTAGTAAACTCTAAACAATTTCTACGTTTATGTATAATGATACAATATAATGTGCGAAGTTTAAGTATACAGAATATTTTTGACGTGTTAGATTTCTTATACTCTTTAAAAGTTCCAACTAACACTGTATTAGTTGAAACATTACTTCAGCTTTTAAGAGttcaaataaatactttaacatTATCACAAATAAGACGTTTATATCATAAGTTGAAACGCTTGGATGAAACAGAACTAATAAAAG TGACTATTTTGCATGGGCTTATTTTGATACCAGAACTAAATATATTAGATTGTAAACTTTTGAACCAAATGActgatataataattaacaattatgagACATTAAATTTTGAAGCAATCAGGTTTTTACTTGTCCACATTGAAAAAAGACATAAAAACAA GCAAATGAAGAATTcttactttgaaaatttggtACATACATTGTATCATGttatgaagaataaaaatatgagCTTTGACAATGACATAGAAGTTTTGAgacttttaaatagaataaaatatagaaatatatcttTCATGGATTATTTAGCACAAAAATGTGTAGAAAATCCTAACTTATTAAGAGATTGCACAGCAGGACAAATGAATTCTTTTATAAAAGCCATGACTATATCGTCTTACAAAACAACATATTGGGAAAAATTAGAACCATTGATACTGGATTTTGTTTGGAAATGTGATTTTGACCTTGCAGTATTAATTACTTTCTATTTATTGTCATTGGATTACTATAATGAAAAACTACTTAAACATGTTTTTTCTTCCCGTTTTTGCTCAGAAAGTAATCTGCTAGATGTAGGAATAATGAGTTTTCTCATAAGACTATATCAGtgtgttaaaattttatatccAAATTATCAGGGGATAACATTAAGTCAGAATGTAATTGATCATTGTATACAAAAGACAACAGTACATTATAATTCATTCTTAAAAACGTGCTTAGAAGATATGGTAGGAGGTGGTACATTTGTGGGAAGTAACATGACAACAAAATTTGGCCACCATATTg atcatattattatattaaatccaAATGGTTTTCCTGTGGTTATTCAGTATGATAATAGTAGATATATTGAAAACATAACAGCTCCCTTAGAATATTCCAG aatacTTATTTTATCTGTTCCAACGTcagtaatttgtaaaaattcaggGAGATATCATTCTACATGGGAAATATGTGTGAAATCACTTGAAAAATTAACAGGATATACGATTGTTCAGATAAGTGCAGATACATGGTGGAGATTACCCAACAATGAAAAGAAATCATATCTTTTAAAATTACTTCCAAATTTAAAAGtatgtaataatgaaataagaaaaatttaa
- the LOC116423940 gene encoding 3'-5' ssDNA/RNA exonuclease TatD, which produces MAENATASNVEEKTISSAMTQCYENYIIVDVGANLTNKKYSRDLDSVIQRAKDAGVQKIMVTGASIRSSKEALRLTRIYPGTLYSTAGVHPHDAKSWESPDTLQELETIASNPECVAIGECGLDYSRDFSDPETQRAVFHKQVELACQLNKPLIIHERGAQADVLEVLNHYKNCLPPVLIHSFIGTAEEAQVYLDRGFYLGITGYLCKDKSDSGIRQLLERGLAPLERILVETDAPFMYPNTRASKLPVHVKDALTERSMTFLHRYCTFQRNEPCALPAIVEMVAAFMQITPEEVALATAFNALKLFGLNQ; this is translated from the coding sequence ATGGCAGAAAATGCTACTGCATCGAATGTAGAGGAAAAAACTATTTCCTCAGCTATGACACAGTGCTATGAAAATTATATCATAGTTGATGTTGGTGCCAACCttacaaataaaaagtatagCAGAGATTTAGATAGTGTAATTCAAAGAGCAAAAGATGCTGGTGTACAGAAAATTATGGTAACTGGTGCAAGTATTCGATCTAGTAAAGAAGCATTACGATTAACTAGAATATATCCTGGTACTCTTTATTCTACTGCTGGTGTACATCCTCATGATGCAAAATCATGGGAAAGTCCAGATACTTTACAAGAACTTGAGACTATAGCTAGTAATCCAGAATGCGTAGCAATAGGAGAATGTGGTTTAGATTACAGTCGTGACTTCTCCGATCCTGAAACACAACGTGCTGTGTTTCATAAACAAGTAGAACTTGCGTGTCAGTTAAATAAACCACTAATAATACATGAAAGAGGAGCTCAAGCGGATGTTTTAGAAGTTCTAAaccattataaaaattgtttaccgccagttttaattcattcatttatcgGAACTGCAGAAGAAGCTCAAGTGTATTTAGATCGTGGCTTTTACTTAGGAATTACAGGATATTTATGTAAAGATAAATCTGATAGTGGAATAAGACAATTATTGGAAAGAGGTCTCGCACCTTTAGAAAGAATATTAGTAGAAACAGATGCACCATTTATGTATCCTAATACTAGAGCCAGTAAGCTACCTGTACACGTTAAAGATGCTCTCACTGAACGATCTATGACATTTCTTCATCGTTATTGTACTTTTCAACGTAACGAACCATGTGCCTTACCAGCAATAGTGGAAATGGTAGCAGCATTTATGCAAATCACTCCAGAAGAAGTTGCTTTAGCTACTGCTTTCAATGCTTTAAAATTATTTGGCTTAAATCAGTAA